One region of Budorcas taxicolor isolate Tak-1 chromosome 3, Takin1.1, whole genome shotgun sequence genomic DNA includes:
- the LOC128045630 gene encoding UDP-glucuronosyltransferase 1-6-like, translated as MACLLRRVSVAVFFLALWGFALGDRLLVVPQDGSHWLSMKDIAERLSEKGHEIVVVVPEVNLLLQESKHYTRRIHPVPYDQEELEARYRSFGKHHFSPRWLVTAPVVEYRNNMIVINMYFLNCQSLLRHSDTLRFLRESTFDALFTDPALPCGVILAEYLNLPSVYLFRGFPCALENTFTRTPSPLSYVPRYYTQFSDQMTFLQRVANFLVSYLENILLYALYAKYEDLAGELLGRQVHLPALYRKASIWLLRYDFVFEYPRPVMPNTVFIGGSSCKKQGILPQNPRMSLRNFQSKSSARLLRKQVKLDQEDTELRGLFVAIVV; from the exons ATGGCTTGCCTTCTTCGCAGAGTTTCCGTGGCAGTTTTCTTCTTAGCACTTTGGGGCTTCGCCCTGGGGGACAGGCTGCTGGTGGTCCCTCAGGATGGAAGCCACTGGCTCAGCATGAAGGACATTGCTGAGCGTCTCAGCGAGAAAGGGCATGAGATCGTGGTGGTGGTGCCCGAAGTCAACCTGCTCCTCCAAGAGTCCAAGCACTACACAAGGAGAATCCACCCAGTGCCCTACGATCAGGAGGAGCTGGAAGCCCGTTACCGTTCCTTCGGGAAACACCACTTTTCTCCACGCTGGTTGGTGACTGCCCCTGTGGTGGAGTATAGGAACAACATGATTGTCATCAATATGTACTTTCTCAACTGCCAGAGTCTCCTGAGGCACTCGGACACCCTGCGCTTCCTCCGGGAGAGCACGTTCGACGCCCTGTTCACAGATCCGGCCTTACCTTGCGGGGTGATCCTGGCCGAGTACCTGAACCTGCCCTCTGTGTATCTCTTCAGGGGCTTCCCCTGTGCCCTGGAGAACACGTTCACCAGGACTCCAAGCCCCTTGTCCTATGTCCCCAGGTACTACACTCAGTTTTCAGACCAGATGACCTTCCTCCAAAGGGTGGCCAACTTCCTGGTGAGTTACCTGGAGAACATATTGCTCTACGCGCTGTATGCCAAGTACGAAGACCTGGCGGGGGAACTCCTTGGGAGACAGGTGCACTTGCCGGCCTTGTATCGGAAGGCCTCCATTTGGCTGTTAAGATACGACTTTGTGTTCGAGTATCCCAGACCAGTGATGCCCAACACGGTCTTCATCGGAGGGTCCAGCTGCAAGAAACAGGGCATCCTACCTCAG AATCCTCGAATGAGCCTGAGAAATTTCCAGTCCAAATCCTCTGCTCGTCTATTGAGGAAACAGGTGAAGCTGGACCAAGAGGACACAGAGCTAAGAGGCttgtttgttgctattgttgtttag